The following proteins come from a genomic window of Miscanthus floridulus cultivar M001 chromosome 2, ASM1932011v1, whole genome shotgun sequence:
- the LOC136539657 gene encoding uncharacterized protein produces the protein MGTAAPAMMPMEDLEGAIAELPAKKDALREAFDSLAACSPYPLPFTWEDLDAHVSSVQSSISRRFRQLRALEAARPGSTSKNKEGANEVEEEEVEEEEEEEEVEEEEEEEVVEEEEEEEEVEEEEEEEDEEEDEEEEENDKQMKEADDYIGNQAMEDKEGGKDNKRKQDADEEAVRRTTL, from the coding sequence ATGGGGACGGCGGCGCCGGCGATGATGCCGATGGAGGACCTTGAGGGGGCCatcgccgagctccctgccaagAAGGACGCCCTGCGCGAGGCCTTCGACAGCCTCGCCGCCTGCTCGCCCTACCCGCTCCCCTTCACGTGGGAGGACCTCGACGCGCACGTCTCCTCCGTCCAATCCTCCATCTCGCGCCGGTTCCGCCAGCTCCGGGCGCTCGAGGCCGCGCGCCCAGGCAGCACTAGTAAGAATAAGGAAGGGGCTAACGAGgtggaagaagaagaggtggaggaagaagaagaagaagaagaggtggaggaagaagaggaagaggaggtggtggaggaagaagaagaggaagaggaagtggaggaggaagaagaagaggaggacgaggaagaggacgaggaggaggaagagaacgACAAGCAGATGAAGGAGGCCGACGACTACATTGGCAATCAAGCCATGGAAGATAAAGAGGGCGGCAAGGATAACAAGCGCAAGCAGGATGCTGACGAAGAGGCGGTCAGAAGAACAACACTGTGA
- the LOC136537055 gene encoding protein FAR1-RELATED SEQUENCE 5-like, which yields MDNVVCTTPIDIHLDALNFLVLAVAHGYSYALNFLVFAAAHGYNILFSNMDLNKLPPDLDEDFLNAFGLNYVTGNPTFCTQVPEIPQPNDEHVNQQILPSFSKVGHASLVEAAPTVSEEVLPTISKIRLSFKQARIEDGNEGSTANPVVPDNELNGARNEVAEEEEEVWSTPQMPHNGLSFASLDKAKEYYNSYAKRTSFSIRTNMSRQSTITREMQKVQFVCNKEGFGKKRRVVAQLVDAITCYSDNDEAKEEDSSQGKEDDQGEKRKKLDRCKKGKREKMLYTDCKARMLVPYEGTQVSNFRSTIHKMEKFKDMQETLDYFRALKEDPDFFYKIKLDDNHKVENLFWVDLAARQAYKEAYSNCVPFDATYMTNIYEMPCTPFIGINKHCEKVLVWFW from the exons ATGGATAATGTTGTATGCACCACTCCTATAGATATACATCTTGATGCATTAAACTTTCTTGTGTTAGCTGTTGCACATGGTTACTCCTATGCATTAAACTTTCTTGTGTTTGCTGCTGCACATG GTTATAACATTTTG TTCTCAAATATGGATCTTAACAAGCTGCCACCAgatttggatgaagatttcttgaaTGCATTTGGTTTGAATTATGTGACTGGCAACCCTACCTTCTGCACTCAAGTGCCTGAAATTCCTCAGCCTAATGATGAACATGTGAACCAGCAGATTTTGCCTAGTTTTTCTAAAGTTGGTCATGCTAGTTTAGTAGAGGCGGCTCCTACAGTTTCAGAAGAGGTTCTTCCTACCATTTCTAAGATCAGATTGTCATTTAAACAGGCAAGGATTGAGGACGGGAATGAAGGTTCTACTGCTAATCCTGTAGTTCCTGATAATGAATTGAATGGTGCTAGAAATGAAGTagcagaagaggaggaagaggtgtGGTCTACTCCTCAAATGCCACATAATGGGTTGTCTTTTGCATCCTTAGACAAAGCAAAAGAGTACTACAACTCTTATGCAAAGAGAACTAGCTTCTCGATTAGAACAAACATGTCACGCCAGTCCACAATCACAAGAGAAATGCAGAAGGTCCAGTTTGTGTGCAATAAGGAAGGCTTTGGCAAGAAAAGGAGAGTTGTTGCTCAACTTGTTGATGCTATCACTTGCTACTCTGACAATGATGAAGCCAAAGAGGAGGATAGCTCACAAGGGAAAGAGGATGATcaaggggagaagaggaagaagcttgaCAGATGTAAGAAAGGGAAGAGGGAGAAAATGTTATATACAGACTGCAAGGCGAGgatg CTGGTGCCATACGAGGGCACACAAGTTTCAAACTTTCGCTCCACCATCCACAAGATGGAAAAATTCAAAGATATGCAGGAAACTTTGGATTACTTCAGAGCTTTGAAAGAAGACCCTGATTTCTTCTACAAGATCAAGCTCGATGACAACCATAAGGTTGAGAACCTGTTTTGGGTTGATTTAGCTGCAAGACAAGCTTACAAAGAGGCATACAGCAACTGCGTCCCATTTGATGCAACATATATGACCAACATATATGAGATGCCTTGTACACCATTCATAGGAATCAACAAACACTGtgaaaaggtccttgtgtggttttggtaa